TAGCTTCTCCTCATCTTTCTCTACCTCGGATTCAATATAAGTATCATCATGTCTAATCTCAGAACTAGCTAGAATATCTATGTTCAGGACTGTGGGAATCTCCACTGTACAAAAAAACATTGACAGGTCAGTCGACTTCATCTCGTCCATATCTCTACGCAGCTCAACAATATCGGCCATCAAAGTCATGACAGTCTCTGTAGAACTCTGGCTCTGCTCAATAGACTCAACCCTCACACTTAAGGCATCCAAAGCCAACTTGTGGCCCTCAATCAGCTTTCTCTACTCCATTATCTAAGCCCGTATAGAGGCCAAGGCAGAAATAAGAGCCTATTCTATCAACCCAGGCACGACAGTTGTACCCGGAAGGTATGCACATGAACAGATTGGGCCAGATGGCCCATGTTGTATAGCAAGGACTAGGTGATAAGTGGTCGGGTATCAGTAGTAGCAGAACTAGTGGGAGGGGGTGCAACAAAAGAACTAGGAGTCTCAGAAACATAAGGGCTAGATGTACCTGAGGTCCCACTAGCCTTAGGAGGCATGATTGCCTCAGTTGGAAATATATCCACGTCGACTTTGTCCCAAATGTACTCGATCTCAATACACTGCATGTCAATAGGAGATGTGGGTGTCACCTCCAAATCTATTTTCTTATCTCTCGGAACACGGGTCTATTTGCACAACTCGGTGATCAACACCAGAAATGGGAGTGAAGTTTGGCTCttcttggccctcatggccatttTCTGCTCGATCATCAACCTGTAATTCAACCTCTGTCTAGCTATGATCGAACCAAAACAAGCAGCCTTCGGGTGTCGAAGGATACACTCGTTCGGGGATGGCATGATGGTGCTACTAATGAACCCGAACTAGTATCTGGCATCAACTTTCAAGTCCTTCGTCTCTATAATGCAACTTCCTCAATCCGCCTTGGGGTCACATTGGAGAGAAGGGGTGCCAGCCAACCCGTAAGATCTTCCAAAGTCTTCTTCTTGACCATATTGATGTAATCGTGCAAGATGTCCAATGAACACACCTGAACAATATTTATGTCTGAGATGCTGCATTTAACCTTCTAGCCACAAATAACCACGAAGTAAATCGGTTTGAAGgaactttccttatttttccCTTTCAGCTCCAACTCTCCATAGGCCGAATAGAACTCTCGGACCCCGGTAGAAAAATAGAGGCTTCGGGGTTTTGTGAAAACCTCAAACTTGTTGAACTTGAGAGTGCTCCACACATTCGAAAATCTATCCACCACACCGTTGATAGAGAAACTCTTCTCCTCCAAAATAATCCCTGAGCAGCTGGTGATTGTACCACTGTCTATGCTGGAGCTGGAGGAGTAAGCATCAGAGTTACCGAGACCCTAGACAGATGGAAGGATTTTGAGCGTAGCTCCACTATCCTAGTGTGCCATAA
This genomic stretch from Solanum stenotomum isolate F172 chromosome 10, ASM1918654v1, whole genome shotgun sequence harbors:
- the LOC125842799 gene encoding uncharacterized protein LOC125842799; amino-acid sequence: MGHSWSLNTAEFDYRWDIVRSGDFQRIAEQRETVLLWLARYIVADGEHAGLGNSDAYSSSSSIDSGTITSCSGIILEEKSFSINGVVDRFSNVWSTLKFNKFERKLIEGHKLALDALSVRVESIEQSQSSTETVMTLMADIVELRRDMDEMKSTDLSMFFCTVEIPTVLNIDILASSEIRHDDTYIESEVEKDEEKLGVRDEVV